The Porites lutea chromosome 7, jaPorLute2.1, whole genome shotgun sequence genome includes the window aaccgACAATGAGAAGTTGGCCGAGGATCCATTGGCAGCAAGATATATTTCACCTCCCAGAAAGCGCCAAATACTAAGTGAGGCTAGGCGTCGCGTCTTGCCAACATTATTGGCAAGAATATGTACGTGAGACCAATGAACCGAAAGAGGGAACGACAAACAGCCATGAGAAAGTATTACCAGGCATTTGTACACGGGGGAAAGAGCTTTATTAGTGACGCCGACTGGCTGACAGCAAAAAGGAGTGAAAGATGTAGCACGTGTTTCTTGTATGAACTCTGCAAACGAAGGCGTATTCAATGGTTGTTGAACATCAACGGCAGACTCCCTTTGTAAGTAATTTAGTAATTTTTTGGTTATGAACCACATATAAACCTACCTCAACATGCTAGGAAAATTTCTCAAGCTATCCTTGCCATAGCACTATATCTCCATCGTCAAAGCAAATCTGCTAGAAATAACTTTCCAACAATTTTAGGGGAACAAAAACTTATGGATCAAttcaggtttctgggaaactgcccacctacccctttcCTAACTCAACGTCAACATTTGTGTCTCACTTGGGgaaaaatgttgggttaggggaggggtaggtgggtagtttcctagaaacctGAATTGATCCAAACCTTTTATACCTGTTTTCTGAATTCTCTCGCGGTCTTTATTGTTATCTTATTTGTCTGCTTATCAGGAATGTAAGGAGGAGGATGTGCAGAAGAAAACTCGTCCGAGTAGCGATTAATGTTTACCCCGTAACTACAATCAACATACGATGTGATCCAAATGCACCATTTCGAACCATTGACGGGGCAGCCAATACAACATTCAACCGACTTTTACCTGCTGATTATGGCAACTGCATCTCAACTCTTCGCCGGGCGAGAAATGGTAGAAAGCTTCCGAACGCGCGGGACGTAAGTCGATTTGCCCATGGAAGCAACGCGGACCGAACCAATCCGAACTCTACAATACTGACCCACTTGACTATGATTTTTGCACAGTTTATGGATCACGATTTTACTTTGGGCCAGGGCCAAGGCATTAACTGCGAGCCACCCACCAAAAATCCCGAGTGCGTCAACATAAGAATTCCTAGAGACGATGCAATATTCCGGAATCGGGAAGTTAATTTTATCGAACTGGAGAGGGATGCTCCTAGCAAGTCAGCCTCCTTCTGCAAACTGGCCCCTCGAGAGCATACAAACACTCTAACAGCCTACATTGATGCTTCTAACGTTTATGGATCAACTGAGGAGGTTGCTGATTCGATTCGCGCGCCAGATGGCTTACTAAGAGTTATGGAGCATCCAGATGGTGTAAGGTTTATGGATTTGCTATCTGCACGTACCGAGACGCCGGAGAGTTTTTGTCCATCGATAGATCCAAACAGACCGTGTTTTTTGGCAGGAGAAAGTAGGAATAATGAGAACCAAGGTGAGAACCGTATTGCTTTGATGTTCAATGGTCTTGGTGAAAAGTGCcaaaaaattgacttttttcaacACAGAAGCTTCAATTTAGGGTTATTTTGTAACTTTCAGGTCTTAGTTCAGTCCATACCATATTCGTGCGCCACCACAACCGCATCGCCACGTTTTTCCGTAAAAGGACAAGATGGGGACCCGAAAGGATTTACCAGGAGACCAGAAGAATCGTCGCAGCCCAATTGCAAGTGATTACATACAACGAATTCCTGCCATTAGTTTTGAGTGAGAGAACGGTAGGTTTTTtgcatgaaaaataataataattacaataacaatagtgatgatgataatgacaatcCACTTGaatttgagcctgcgatcagtcGAAAACTAGtgacttgtcagcggataacttaagAAAAACACGCAACCTCGAAGGGTCGACACCTTGATACGGTCATGAggtactggtcagcagatatcctgttttgacatcTGTCAATTGACCAAATTatggatgtgcaatatcaggttgcaggctcccacgctagctagaaagtgtgagatttcacattggttcccctgtggtgcggacggacaggTGTTCGGACGGATGGTCAGACGGACgtttggtcacgtgactaccaataTTTCTCGGATAGACAgatgaccaaattttcttagctatggagCTGCGctagcgcgcgcgtggagctccgctataacttGTAGCTGTGCTAATCAGGTTATAAAACCCtgatcctgaaaaaaaaaacgtgagaaTTACCCTAATCCCACTCAAGCTGAATCTCTTAAAGCGTTTAAACTGGCAGAAGTAAAGTGCATTTTCAGCAGCATAGTAAATATGAGGAAGTCATGTACTAAACCTATATACGAGTTAAGGAACAGAGTAGAAGCCGTACCATAACaatgggaattttttttcacaggatGTGGTTTCACATTATTTGAATGTCGGTTCATTGGAGGATCCTATGTTTGCCGTGttcaatattgtttttttttcctatttttgttttattttcctcacCACATAAAAAAGGAATGCTCTGACCCGCTCTAAATTTAAAAGTAGAACATGTTGCTCTGATTATAGAAGGAAAGCaattgttgttcttgttttttgctgttgttttttttttttccgttttacACAGATCACAAAGTTTGGTCTCAGGCTACTCACCGGAACGAGGTTTTTCAATGGCTACAACAGAAGAGTTAATGCTCAAATGACCGCTGGGTTTTCCGTGGCTGCCTACCGATTTGGCCACACCTTGATTCAGGAGTGGTTTCGACGATTCAATCAACGTAGTTTCCAACACagagaaaaatcagaatttCGGCCCATTCCTGTATTGGACTTTGAAAATCCACAGTACTTGTACGAGACATGTCAGGGAGGTGTGGATGCCATTTTGAGGGGATTAATTAAGGATCCCGCGGGAAAGGCTGACGGGTAAGTAAATGAAAACTTACTTAAATGCGGGTTCTTTATCTACACAAGCAAGCTTGAAAAATGGAACTAGATTTGTGGAGGAGTGAAAATGATTGAATTGCAGAGAAGTAGGAAGAAGGAGGGTTAAGTCAAaaatatgttgttgttttttttaacttgaaagaTTAAGTCTGCCTTCACCCTCAGACTAAGCATAATTCGCACGCTAAGAGAGAGTGACCCGGAACTGGAACATTTGTTTCATTCTGCAGTGGACAATGAAAGCGGCAGAAAATAGaatttgcataattacgttaAGACACGCCACAGGCGAGTTATTGCTTATTCCCCCTTCGAGAACAAAAATTAATCAATAAACACTTTTCCTAGTTTTTAGTCAACCAACCAAAATCCAAGACATTCATCGATctgaaaataactaaaaaaaaaaaaaacatgtcaaacCGGTTAACCAcctaaattaaaaatagcaCAGGAGCTTATCTGAATGTTAAACATGAGATAAAGGCAAAtggctatgacgtcatcggcgttaatgtacTCTCCCGCACGTCAAAGAGATTCTCTCGCAAAAATGGATAAATCAGTGCGCCCTGTACTactattccatttattttgATCTGTAATACAGTCAATCGGACACGCCCTAagtataactgaaaccatttttGGCGAAGTTTTGATTGCCCTAGACACCACGACGTTACCTCGGTTAAGAACAAACAATAGTCTGCTCTTGCCATTAgtgtaaaaattgttttttgcttCAGGCAGTGGTCTTTTCATGCCGAGTTTGGTCCACCTGTAATGGAGGAAAAACTGCATGTAACTGTTTCGAGATTgcacttttgtttttgtcataaGATTACTAAATTAAGTAGTCGTAAATTGAAAGCTTGGGAATTTGTTTGACTTTGATGGGTTAATGAGGGTCTTAACAACCTCCTCCCTCCATTTAACTAAGATCTGACACCTGATGGAAATAGGGCAAAGTTTGCGGGTACAGCATCTCCTGCCAAGTTTTAGTAAACCTTTGTTAAATCGTTAGAAAACATGGAGTTCAACAGAAAAAACGTTTGAGGTCGAGGAAAtggtaaatgtttttttttttttttaatttatggaTTTTGCTATTTATAACAGGAGATTTTCCAGCTCTGTGCAAGAAAACCTAAGAAGGGGTGAGAGCGATTTGTCTGATCTAATCAGCATCAACATCCAAAGAGGGCGTGAACGTGGAATTCCGGGATACACTAAGTATCGAAACCTTAGGTTATGCGGACTGCGAAAGGTGAGATCGTTCGACGACTTGGTACGAATCGCCGGCTTTGCCCTGAGGGACGTGGCTAATTTGAGAAGAATTTACAGAAATGTTCATGATATTGACTTTTTTGTCGGTGGTGCGTAATATAATATCATACCTTTCACTTttaaattgttaatttttcaaTTGTTAAGATTTAAATAGCAGTTATTTTCCTAAGTCAAGAATTACAAGTTTGTTGAAGATGATAATTCAGCCTTGAAAATTCCTTAAGACCAGGAAAGCTCTGACATACTggcaaacttcaagaaaaaaattctgagcACTTTTCACTAACGATAAGAGGTTGAAAAAGTGGAACATTCCTGTTCGCGGACGTTTTCACCAGTGGGTCAGTCTTGGATACCTTGCGCTTGAGCTATTGATAATCCGTTTATTTTAGAGATCCATCCTGACCATTGGATTCTGAACATAGGAAAAGACCCTGAGGGACAAGTTTAAAACCATTGTATTCTTTCTTATATACGCACATTGATGATGCAAGCTTTATTTTTGATTGCTCCCCTTCTCAGGAATGCTAGAACCGAGACCTAGTGATGGAGGAGTTCTGGGACCTACTTATGAAGTAAAAGGCTACGGGAATATAGCGAACATAGCAAGCTAGCATTTTTTAGTAACCCTCTCTCGAAGTCAGGAGAATGCCTGCCACCGCTGTTAAGGTTTCTTATCTTCGATAATTTGAAAACGATTGGCTTACACAAATAACCTGCGCCTTTAACATGCTGATGGTCTATTCCCTAAACaagttttgcccaaattttgtGGCCGACTTTGGTTACTGGTTTTAAGCATATGACTTCATGATTGACATCAGTTTAAGTCacttttaagcttaaatgcGACTTTCTTGCACTTGTTAATTCAGGAAACAGATAAAGTGCCCTTGAACGCTGCATAATCCTTTATTTCAACATATCTTAAAAGTTGAGCCCCCAAAAAATAGTTAATCTGAATTGCAGCAAAATTCACGATGGCGATCACTTTGCAGGACGTCACAAGTACCAAAAAAGGCGATGTCtaataggcctttttcaaaaacatcatAATACTCGTTGTTGTCCCTCAAAAAGTTTGCATAAGCATCATTTTCAAAGTCTCTTGGGGCGATTGGAAGAAATCCTCAGTACAGTCATCTCTATCTAATTAAAAGACGGACATCTTTGTGACAGGCATTAAATTATCCGTCTAAGTATGATGTCCggtaagagagagttgactgaaatgtgaaaaatgagCATGTGTCCTTCGTTCCAGACCAATAACACTTTGGTTTGTTTCTTACAGACTAGCTGAGGATGTTAACGATCACTCCGATAATTTGGCATACGATGATGTATAACGCCGAGCCTTTAATGTCAACCACACTAGCAAAGAAGTAACTTTACAGTATTCTTGATTCGAGTGATTTTAGTTTATTCTCAATGTTTTTCATGCTTAAATAGCACTTTGATTAAACGACCATGCTAAATAGCTATTCTTAAAACGGCCAACTGCTATGAAAATTGCCAGGCATCATGTTTTGTGTAAAAAGGAATTcaataaatattttgcttggcTAACGACATGCGTGGTGTTTGTGTGTCTAAATTTATTTCCGTACTAAGAAAAAGCCCATTGCCATCTTTTCTTAACTCACCCGTGATTTCTTCGAATTAGAAAGATGCAAAAGCAATGAACTTGgaaagattttgattttgactTACAATAATTGATCACGCTAACATGTACACTTCCTTGGTAATTTTGGATCTTCTCCAAAATCCAGAAAACAAACTTGTCTCAAAGAAAAATTCTGATGTACGACATATCATCTAAGTAATCATGCATTGTTAATTGTCAAAAGGACTCTCGTTATTTATAGAAATCCTCTTCTTAAGTCAGCCAATCAGCATCAAccacaatcggcgacaaaaatagttgagacacttcgccctagAGGGGCTTTCTGAGACTTTACTGACCTCCAGAgggaaaaaaaagcttttcctgccccatcccctccatgcaatgttatGCCGCAGTTCGAGCtgcctatagaaaacaacaaacaccccaactttgaatggactTTGTTCTCTGTgtagttaccctatttgagtacaatgtctcaacaattttgtcgccgattgcagTTTTATCCTCTGTGTTATAATCCCTATTAGTTAtcaccaaatcagtggatagcgattttcgcgcgttctgattggctcccgtaactcggacTATCCTTGGATATTCATTGTTTTAGGACGagattcaaaatggcttctcgTTTCGCGATAGTTTCGAAAGATGAAATTTTTGCGGTAAATGAAGCTGCTGCACccacaaataccaagaaagagacaaaatttgGCTTGTAGGCATTTACTGGTCGGTGGAAACAAAATTTCTTACTGAATTTGCattaaaatcataaaattgATCTCCGAAACACTGTCAATTGCAACGCAAACAAACTATAACTAGGTGAcgtcttttatttacaaaaagttccttttttatttttatccaactgatgtggttaatactaaaacaactaccCCTCTCAGGGTCGGTGGACAGCGCTATATATatccaccactattcacctccccttcgggggattGTTTTATATTATTAGACTGAaacattggataatgcaattaaTTCTCGAGCTCTGgctggcttagccatcatggtacattataccatgctctccaagtatgataactgtacgcgtctgctcaaaattaaaaacaagctgaaaatcggctGTTCTTACAAATTAAGTCGGGAACAATTCTCGCCATTTTGTGGACGTTTTAAATGAAACagttattccactcgcgcttgttggatatgagatgattatagccaactcggtgCTACGCTCCTCGTTGGCTACCtgccatctcatatccaacgcgcactcgaggaataattgttaattagggaataatttcacctGCGTTTGGCCTAAATTCTAATAAgttccctcgcctaaaggcaCTGACGcgaatttggacaaaacgggAGTAAAATTATTCCAACTCTCGTTTCACTCATCATACAGTGCTAGTacgtagggagcttaagcaaccacgacggagatgtcaacgagaacggcaaagaAGAAATAGGTTTGGATGAGcaaaacgacaactttgcacgtgcatcacgctttttgcacatttttttgccgtcactgcacgactacgacatgaaaagacctaatttcacgttttgtggaggacgtaaaGACAAGACAACCactttcttgttcttttcctGAGTTTTGATGCAGTCTTTTAGAactcaactccagaaaaaaaattatgccaacATTTgccgaattgaacgagatggaataagcgcgataaagtttgaagcagcgcgaccTCTCTTTTTGAGTGACGTTTCTGTAACCGCaccatcgtcgttgcttaagctcccttgtGTCAGAATTACGACCGCAGGTATACTGGATTTTTCTTCAGAGAAATTCTAGTGTTCTATGGCTTTACGAGATATGCGTTATTGGCCAAGCGtgcggtcaagatggctggatattggccacgTTCTTTTTCGCGTTGCGTCAGTCAATAAAAACGCTGTAAAGAACGTAACGAGGCCAATATTCAGCTATCTTGACCGAAAAAGCTTGGTcgataaaggatttattatatggccaaaagaagaatttttcttgcgGGACCAATGCGGGAAATCCCGGGAGGGCAAGATTggcccatcttgcccgctcCAATGGTTATATATGCAGTGCTGGCGAGATCTATCGTAGATCAAAACACATCAAGTAATCAGAGAAAGAtcgatagaaggtccaaacgtgCGTGATCGGGTGACCTGCGTCTTATGCTCTCCATTAACTCtaagtggaagtccaaacgaatgctggctgcATACGTGCCACGTATGCGTAATAGCACCCTGGAGATTAGGAGTTTGGCATCTATTTTCGCCCACAATGATCGTTCCACTTGTAATTTCAAGAGTAACTGGTACTctgaacttctttttttgtgCCGCTGCTAAGTACTTTTAAAAACGAAGTACGTGAGCAAACGTAACTCCAAAAATTACGTGAGTTGACTATaacgaaaaaatatatactAAAGAAATTTAGTGGCCAACAATAGCGCTTTTGTTATGCATGATCTGATTTTTCCGCGCAAGATGATTGACAGCTTGTACTTCAAGTAATAATCTTGTGAACAAGTGTGAAGCCATTGATTGTTTTCTACACAGCGATCAGGTTTTCAAGTGCTTTTGAATCAAGTGTTTAATTTCTTGAAGCTAACTTAACTTCTAGGGTGAAGTCAACAACTGTTGGCCTTCCAATTCAAGTGCACccttaagaaaaaatgaaaacactcGTATATTTAAGGTAAAAGTTGAATTAAAGCCATTGGAAAAACCGTGTACAATcaaaccaaaacaaagcaaaagcgtCATAAAATCTTAGAGAGGTTGTATTGGGTAGTTTGGGACTTCAAGTCTTTTCTTTgaacgtttttttgttttgtttttgttttgtatttgtgttgtttttgtttttttatttctctaacCAGTCCATGAATGCAGTAGTcgcttttgataaaaagtcgTTGACGTCGACACATACACACTTACATGAAACTGATACAGGCTAGTTAAATCCTTAGGATAACATTTTATTTAAATTACCATATTATTAAACTGAAGGAAGTGGTATATCAACAACATTAAGAAGGCTAACAATATCGCGAATATTTATACACTACACTTAGTAACAGCAATACTATATAAGATTGAGATCTTACCCACTGCTCAGCATTTCGCGCCACTTATGAAAAGGAACGGTTGTCTTAATAACGTTTGCGTGGAATGCTTTTATAGAGGTCATTGAGGAGATAGGATCTGGAAGCATAACTCAATTATTCAGGTAGGCAATTTAAATGATTATAAATTAATGGAATTATGAAATTACTAATTAAGGTCACGCTTTCGGATACAAAGTTAATGCTGAATTAGTGCACGTAGAGCTAACAGTATTTTCCTGCTGCAAAGAATAATCAAAAAGGCTGTAAAAAGAGCCTAAACAACAACTAAAATGAAAAGTAAGGTCATTTATTTTGCTGAATTAGGAAGCAGGGAATAACTTGGGTTCACCGAGTATCTCGTGATAGTACAGAAGTAAAATTGTCCTGCAGTTCAAACTTGAAAATGGTATACTCCGCGATCATTTTGTGAATTTACATGAAACACcatatagcctgagaaaatctcgtactaaTTCCCGaacacaaaataaaattgaaaatgttATAATCAGTGTAACATTGAAATTATTTAGAAATATTTCGAGTTTCGATATATACAAAGTGTTCTGACATCCTGCATGGATACATACGCCGATTTCCTAATTTTCACGCTAGTTAACTATACCTAGGTAAAGTCATTCATTTCCCTAAAATAAGCAGCCGGTAATAACTTGGTTTTACTGAGTCTCTCGAGGTAGGTACAGTCGTATTGTTCATATTTCTTTTTAGCCCTGATTTGCACATGTGAATAACAAACTTGAGGATTGTGGTGGTTTTAGTTACTTGTTGACTTACATAAATGATGTCAATTTCCTTATCTCTCGTCATCATGAAGtgacctattgtttttttttccatacagCGGTTTCAGAAAACTTCCTCATTGCGTTGACCAggatttgaaactttttttgtatTCTAATAACTAGTTTTCGTGTCAGTCTATCCTCTAGATCATCTCCT containing:
- the LOC140944577 gene encoding myeloperoxidase-like, coding for MAFSNLPDLKGSVEDIKTAEPEIGTLGEIAALDEISDDNLSEEDDDDFGETDNEKLAEDPLAARYISPPRKRQILSEARRRVLPTLLARICTNVRRRMCRRKLVRVAINVYPVTTINIRCDPNAPFRTIDGAANTTFNRLLPADYGNCISTLRRARNGRKLPNARDVSRFAHGSNADRTNPNSTILTHLTMIFAQFMDHDFTLGQGQGINCEPPTKNPECVNIRIPRDDAIFRNREVNFIELERDAPSKSASFCKLAPREHTNTLTAYIDASNVYGSTEEVADSIRAPDGLLRVMEHPDGVRFMDLLSARTETPESFCPSIDPNRPCFLAGESRNNENQGLSSVHTIFVRHHNRIATFFRKRTRWGPERIYQETRRIVAAQLQVITYNEFLPLVLSERTITKFGLRLLTGTRFFNGYNRRVNAQMTAGFSVAAYRFGHTLIQEWFRRFNQRSFQHREKSEFRPIPVLDFENPQYLYETCQGGVDAILRGLIKDPAGKADGRFSSSVQENLRRGESDLSDLISINIQRGRERGIPGYTKYRNLRLCGLRKVRSFDDLVRIAGFALRDVANLRRIYRNVHDIDFFVGGA